A window of the Halobacterium hubeiense genome harbors these coding sequences:
- a CDS encoding ATP-binding protein: MGSLRRHVPVAVVVGFAVALLAVSAAHHATEIEHINHTGGPLSAFVVDAIPAALLLVAGYWLHGADVDADARWLVAAWSMAGSALFTSVTVLTVAIREFEGRNVVEPVFPMLVDAGVGAVAGFAAGVFYVRARRDAERAARASDAFAFVNDVLRHDIRNSLGIIRGQAELLATASDDEAVESRATTIHEQTDEALDRIENAGTIADTLGDDAALEPVDLVPAVETAADRVADAHAVAVDTELPERALVRANDAVQSVVDNLVENAAEHNDADDPRVEVAVARANETVRFEVRDNGPGVETDVLADADGGLELVRTLVDHYDGHVEAAANEPRGAVFAVELPRAGAA, from the coding sequence ATGGGCAGTCTGCGACGACACGTGCCGGTCGCGGTCGTCGTCGGGTTCGCGGTCGCCCTGCTCGCCGTCTCGGCGGCCCACCACGCCACCGAAATCGAGCACATCAACCACACGGGCGGGCCGCTGTCCGCGTTCGTCGTCGACGCCATCCCCGCCGCGTTGCTCCTCGTCGCCGGCTACTGGCTGCACGGCGCCGACGTGGACGCCGACGCCCGCTGGCTCGTCGCGGCGTGGTCGATGGCCGGCAGCGCGCTCTTCACCAGCGTCACCGTGCTCACCGTCGCGATTCGCGAGTTCGAGGGCCGGAACGTCGTCGAACCCGTGTTCCCGATGCTCGTGGACGCGGGCGTCGGCGCCGTCGCCGGCTTCGCCGCGGGCGTCTTCTACGTCCGCGCGCGCCGCGACGCCGAACGCGCCGCCCGCGCCAGCGACGCGTTCGCGTTCGTCAACGACGTGCTCCGTCACGACATCCGCAACAGCCTCGGCATCATCCGCGGGCAGGCGGAGCTGCTCGCCACCGCGAGCGACGACGAAGCCGTCGAGTCCCGCGCGACGACGATTCACGAGCAGACCGACGAGGCCCTCGACCGCATCGAGAACGCCGGCACCATCGCGGACACGCTCGGCGACGACGCCGCGCTCGAACCCGTGGACCTCGTCCCGGCCGTCGAGACCGCGGCCGACCGCGTCGCCGACGCCCACGCCGTCGCCGTCGACACCGAGCTCCCCGAGCGGGCGCTCGTGCGCGCGAACGACGCCGTCCAGTCGGTCGTCGACAACCTCGTGGAGAACGCCGCCGAACACAACGACGCCGACGACCCCCGGGTCGAGGTCGCGGTCGCGCGCGCCAACGAGACGGTCCGGTTCGAAGTCCGCGACAACGGCCCCGGCGTCGAAACGGACGTCCTCGCGGACGCCGACGGCGGCCTCGAACTCGTGCGGACGCTCGTCGACCACTACGACGGCCACGTCGAAGCCGCCGCCAACGAACCGCGCGGCGCCGTCTTCGCCGTCGAACTGCCGCGCGCCGGCGCCGCGTGA
- a CDS encoding sensor histidine kinase produces MTTATASDSRRRLAGYAVAALGVALFAVPVYDVWDDTTDLGWALLPSLAENVSLFALAALLVAGGVWLARSRADGDHATIVAATTFAGTAATAALFAWIVVVQSWTMQDLKPYVIALDAVVVGALGSFGIGVYRARSASRRRDLRVERNRLAGLFENTSDAVATVELADGSPAVSSANERFRETFADPEAAIENAARLAATSLSSLLDGDHDGETTTREVAYSDADGVHPVADAARDAREFIVQFVPHDTDRGRTYVYVVATDVTEQKQLAREREANERLDLLHEYASKLVNAESRDRAAALAREAVEELYAPAAVRVVLDGEVVAGPDDADATFDTVAAVGDRGRIELAADLATRELNAVNVLATHLDDVLGRLDYERELADEREELDFINRTLRHNLLNDVQVVKARLQTLDDADDLVDHRDVLLDHLDRMAEFVQTMRTYTKSLVEDDEHVLRPVDLRPALEAVADGTRTAYEDADVSLGDVPEVAVSADELLEPVLENVLTNAVEHNDKETPRVHVDAERHGDWVVVRVADNGPGIPDDRKDAVFERGELGEHSSGSGFGLFLVRKTVESYGGGVEIRDNEPTGTVVRITLPVAST; encoded by the coding sequence ATGACCACCGCCACAGCGTCGGACAGCCGCCGGCGCCTCGCCGGGTACGCCGTCGCCGCGCTCGGCGTGGCGCTGTTCGCCGTGCCGGTGTACGACGTCTGGGACGACACCACCGACCTCGGCTGGGCGCTGCTCCCGTCGCTCGCCGAGAACGTCAGCCTGTTCGCGCTCGCCGCGCTCCTCGTCGCCGGCGGCGTCTGGCTCGCGCGCTCGCGGGCGGACGGCGACCACGCTACTATCGTCGCCGCCACGACGTTCGCCGGCACCGCCGCGACGGCCGCGCTGTTCGCGTGGATTGTCGTCGTCCAGTCGTGGACGATGCAGGACCTCAAGCCGTACGTCATCGCGCTCGACGCGGTCGTCGTCGGCGCGCTCGGGTCGTTCGGTATCGGCGTCTACCGCGCACGCTCGGCCAGCCGGCGCCGCGACCTCCGGGTGGAGCGCAACCGCCTCGCCGGCCTCTTCGAGAACACCAGCGACGCCGTCGCCACCGTCGAACTCGCGGACGGCTCGCCGGCGGTGTCGTCGGCGAACGAGCGCTTCCGGGAGACGTTCGCCGACCCGGAAGCCGCCATCGAGAACGCCGCCCGGCTTGCGGCCACCTCGCTGTCGTCGCTGCTTGACGGCGACCACGACGGCGAGACGACGACCCGAGAGGTCGCGTACAGCGACGCGGACGGTGTCCATCCGGTCGCGGACGCCGCCCGCGACGCCCGCGAGTTCATCGTCCAGTTCGTCCCCCACGATACCGACCGCGGGCGCACGTACGTCTACGTCGTCGCCACCGACGTCACCGAACAGAAACAGCTCGCGCGCGAGCGGGAAGCCAACGAACGCCTCGACCTCCTCCACGAGTACGCGTCGAAGCTCGTGAACGCCGAGAGCCGCGACCGCGCCGCGGCGCTCGCCCGGGAAGCCGTCGAGGAACTGTACGCACCCGCAGCGGTCCGCGTCGTGCTCGACGGCGAGGTCGTCGCCGGGCCCGATGACGCCGACGCCACGTTCGACACGGTCGCGGCGGTCGGCGACCGCGGCCGCATCGAACTCGCGGCCGACCTCGCGACGCGCGAACTGAACGCGGTCAACGTGCTCGCGACCCACCTCGACGACGTGCTCGGGCGCCTCGACTACGAGCGCGAACTCGCCGACGAGCGCGAGGAACTGGACTTCATCAACCGCACGCTCCGCCACAACCTCCTCAACGACGTGCAGGTCGTGAAGGCGCGACTCCAGACGCTCGACGACGCCGACGACCTCGTGGACCACCGCGACGTCCTCCTCGACCACCTCGACCGCATGGCGGAGTTCGTCCAGACGATGCGCACCTACACCAAGTCCCTCGTCGAGGACGACGAACACGTCCTCCGGCCCGTGGACCTCCGCCCCGCGCTCGAAGCCGTCGCCGACGGCACGCGCACCGCCTACGAGGACGCCGACGTCTCGCTCGGCGACGTCCCCGAGGTCGCCGTGAGCGCCGACGAACTCCTCGAACCGGTGCTGGAGAACGTCCTCACGAACGCCGTCGAACACAACGACAAGGAGACGCCGCGCGTCCACGTCGACGCGGAGCGCCACGGCGACTGGGTGGTCGTCCGCGTCGCCGACAACGGCCCCGGCATCCCCGACGACCGCAAGGACGCAGTGTTCGAGCGCGGCGAACTCGGCGAGCACAGCTCCGGCAGCGGCTTCGGGCTGTTCCTCGTGCGCAAAACCGTCGAATCCTACGGCGGCGGCGTTGAAATCAGAGACAACGAACCCACGGGCACCGTCGTCCGCATCACGCTCCCCGTGGCGTCGACGTGA
- a CDS encoding response regulator yields the protein MTADSFAASGPPAQTDGSGAGESSDALDGDHTVLVVDDEAEFAEAVGDWIDQRWNAVVATDGEEALEKYGPHVDAVLLDRRMPKRSGDETLREIRERDGSARVAMLTALEPDLNVVELDYDMYLEKPVDREEVVDATRELLERANYTRELRALYALSSKIAELQARYDESKLADDERFQRLQTELERVREQAAAQLDGTDDGTMAELLQVVEDADR from the coding sequence ATGACCGCCGACAGTTTCGCGGCTTCGGGTCCGCCCGCGCAGACCGACGGGAGCGGGGCTGGCGAGAGCAGCGACGCGCTCGACGGCGACCACACGGTTCTCGTCGTCGACGACGAGGCCGAGTTCGCGGAGGCAGTCGGTGACTGGATAGACCAGCGCTGGAACGCGGTCGTCGCGACCGACGGCGAGGAAGCGCTCGAGAAGTACGGCCCGCACGTCGACGCCGTGTTGCTCGACCGGCGGATGCCGAAGCGCTCCGGCGACGAAACCCTCCGGGAGATTCGCGAGCGCGACGGGAGCGCTCGCGTCGCGATGCTGACGGCGCTGGAGCCCGACCTCAACGTCGTCGAGTTGGACTACGATATGTACCTGGAGAAGCCCGTGGACCGCGAGGAGGTCGTGGACGCCACCCGGGAGCTGCTGGAGCGCGCGAACTACACGCGGGAGCTCCGGGCGCTGTACGCGCTCAGCTCGAAAATCGCGGAGTTGCAGGCGCGCTACGACGAGTCGAAGCTGGCCGACGACGAGCGCTTCCAGCGGCTGCAGACGGAATTAGAGCGCGTGCGCGAGCAGGCCGCCGCACAGCTCGACGGCACCGACGACGGGACGATGGCTGAACTCCTGCAGGTCGTCGAGGACGCCGACCGGTAA
- a CDS encoding NAD(P)/FAD-dependent oxidoreductase: MRVVVLGGGYAGVVLTDRLEDRLPADVDLVVVDDTGEHLVQHELHRVIRHPEFGDDVVVPLDDIFDRARVEVATVEDVDRDARQVELADGTSLDYDVAAVCLGAETAYYGLPGVEAHASPLKRLPDAARIRSEFEDLLESGGGTAVVGGAGLSGVQTAGELAAFAREADADADVVLLEQRETVAPSFPEQFRAAVRDELDREDVDVRTGVTVSRATDEVIETDDGDVAYDVFVWTGGIRGPDALDGERVDVHADFAADDRTLVLGDAARVIDAEGTAVPASAQAAVREAKVAARNVEKLVADVRERDDGFRPRLEQYTFDSPGWLVSVGDGAVAQVGPTVLRGAAANAVKSGVGASYLASAAGVRDAVGLLREEFDLAGE; encoded by the coding sequence ATGCGCGTCGTCGTACTCGGCGGTGGCTACGCGGGCGTCGTCCTGACCGACCGACTGGAAGACCGGCTGCCGGCAGACGTCGACCTCGTGGTCGTCGACGACACCGGCGAACACCTCGTCCAGCACGAACTCCACCGCGTGATACGCCACCCGGAGTTCGGCGACGACGTCGTCGTCCCGCTCGACGACATCTTCGACCGGGCGCGTGTCGAGGTCGCGACCGTCGAGGACGTCGACCGCGACGCCCGGCAGGTCGAACTCGCGGACGGCACCAGTCTCGACTACGACGTGGCCGCGGTCTGCCTCGGCGCGGAGACGGCGTACTACGGCCTCCCGGGCGTCGAGGCGCACGCCAGCCCGCTGAAGCGACTGCCCGACGCCGCGCGCATCCGCAGCGAGTTCGAGGACCTCCTCGAATCGGGCGGCGGCACGGCTGTCGTCGGTGGTGCCGGCCTCTCCGGCGTACAGACGGCGGGCGAACTCGCGGCGTTCGCGCGCGAGGCGGACGCCGACGCGGACGTGGTGTTGCTCGAACAGCGCGAGACGGTCGCGCCGTCGTTCCCCGAGCAGTTCCGAGCGGCGGTCCGCGACGAACTCGACCGCGAGGACGTGGACGTGCGCACCGGCGTTACCGTCTCGCGGGCGACGGACGAGGTAATCGAGACCGACGACGGCGACGTGGCGTACGACGTGTTCGTGTGGACGGGCGGCATCCGCGGCCCGGACGCGCTCGACGGCGAGCGCGTGGACGTCCACGCGGACTTCGCCGCCGACGACCGGACGCTCGTACTCGGGGACGCCGCGCGTGTTATTGACGCCGAGGGAACGGCAGTACCGGCGTCCGCGCAGGCGGCCGTCCGCGAGGCGAAGGTCGCGGCGCGGAACGTCGAGAAACTGGTCGCGGACGTACGCGAGCGCGACGACGGCTTCCGGCCGCGACTGGAACAGTACACGTTCGACTCGCCGGGCTGGCTGGTGAGCGTCGGGGATGGCGCGGTCGCACAGGTCGGCCCGACAGTGCTCCGGGGCGCCGCGGCGAACGCCGTGAAGTCCGGCGTGGGCGCGAGCTACCTCGCCTCTGCGGCCGGCGTCCGGGACGCGGTCGGGTTGCTCCGCGAGGAGTTCGACCTCGCCGGGGAGTGA
- the mvaD gene encoding phosphomevalonate decarboxylase MvaD has protein sequence MKATARAHPIQGIVKYHGMRDEDLRLPYHDSISVCTAPSNTTTTVEFQPDRDEDTYVIDGEEVEGSGADRIRKVVDEVRERAGTDDRVCVESENNFQSNIGLGSSASGFAALARAATEAAGLDLSLPEISTIARRGSASAARAVTGGFSDLHTGLNDEDCRSERLDVPEEFVDDLRIVIAKVPSYKETGHAHAEAAESHMFEARLSHIHAQLAEARDALREGDFQRVFETAEHDSLSLAATTMTGPSGWVYWKPDTIEVFDAVRDLRSEEDVPVYFSTDTGATVYVNTRAEYADEVEAAVAETGVETDVWEVGGPARILDESDALF, from the coding sequence ATGAAAGCGACCGCGCGAGCCCACCCGATTCAGGGCATCGTGAAGTACCACGGGATGCGGGACGAGGACCTCCGGCTCCCCTACCACGACTCCATCAGCGTCTGCACCGCGCCGAGCAACACGACGACGACCGTCGAGTTCCAGCCCGACCGCGACGAGGACACGTACGTCATCGACGGCGAGGAGGTCGAGGGCTCGGGCGCCGACCGCATCCGGAAGGTCGTCGACGAGGTCCGCGAGCGAGCAGGCACCGACGACCGCGTGTGCGTCGAGAGCGAGAACAACTTCCAGTCGAACATCGGCCTCGGGTCGTCGGCGTCGGGGTTCGCGGCGCTCGCTCGCGCGGCCACCGAGGCCGCGGGACTGGACCTCTCGCTGCCCGAGATTTCGACCATCGCGCGGCGCGGCTCCGCCTCCGCGGCGCGCGCGGTCACGGGCGGGTTCTCGGACCTCCACACGGGCCTGAACGACGAGGACTGCCGGAGCGAGCGCCTCGACGTCCCCGAGGAGTTCGTCGACGACCTCCGCATCGTCATCGCGAAGGTCCCCTCCTACAAGGAGACCGGGCACGCGCACGCCGAGGCCGCCGAGAGCCACATGTTCGAGGCGCGCCTCTCCCACATCCACGCGCAACTGGCGGAGGCCCGCGACGCGCTCCGCGAGGGCGACTTCCAGCGCGTGTTCGAGACCGCCGAGCACGACTCGCTGTCGCTGGCGGCGACGACGATGACCGGCCCGTCGGGGTGGGTGTACTGGAAGCCGGACACCATCGAGGTGTTCGACGCCGTCCGCGACCTCCGCAGCGAAGAGGACGTCCCCGTCTACTTCTCGACGGACACGGGCGCGACGGTCTACGTGAACACGCGCGCCGAGTACGCCGACGAGGTCGAGGCGGCCGTCGCGGAGACGGGCGTCGAGACGGACGTCTGGGAGGTCGGCGGCCCCGCACGGATTCTCGACGAGAGCGACGCGCTGTTCTGA
- the nth gene encoding endonuclease III, with protein MGTPLDTREAQVEEVIDRLSDEYPDPEISLNFSNRLELLIAVILSAQCTDERVNKETAHLFEKYESIEDYANADEEELAEDLNSITYYNSKAGYIKSAAQTIVEDHDGEVPDTMSELTDLSGVGRKTANVVLQHGHDITEGIVVDTHVQRISRRLGITEEERPEAIEEDLMPVVPREHWQNFTHWLISHGRDTCTARNPDCGDCLLEDVCPSSKLDSDVDLADGTEW; from the coding sequence ATGGGAACGCCGCTGGACACCCGGGAGGCACAGGTCGAGGAGGTCATCGACCGCCTCAGCGACGAGTACCCCGACCCCGAGATTTCGCTGAACTTCTCGAACCGCCTCGAACTGCTGATTGCCGTGATTCTGTCCGCGCAGTGCACCGACGAGCGCGTGAACAAGGAGACCGCCCACCTCTTCGAGAAGTACGAGTCCATCGAGGACTACGCGAACGCCGACGAGGAGGAACTCGCGGAGGACCTCAACTCCATCACGTACTACAACAGCAAGGCCGGCTACATCAAGAGCGCCGCGCAGACCATCGTGGAGGACCACGACGGCGAGGTGCCGGACACGATGAGCGAACTCACCGACCTGTCGGGCGTCGGCCGGAAGACCGCGAACGTCGTGCTCCAGCACGGCCACGACATCACCGAGGGCATCGTCGTGGACACGCACGTCCAGCGCATCTCGCGGCGGCTCGGCATCACCGAGGAGGAACGTCCCGAGGCCATCGAGGAGGACTTGATGCCGGTCGTGCCGCGCGAGCACTGGCAGAACTTCACGCACTGGCTCATCAGCCACGGCCGGGACACCTGCACCGCGCGCAACCCCGACTGCGGGGACTGCCTGCTCGAAGACGTCTGTCCGTCCTCGAAGCTCGACAGCGACGTCGACCTCGCCGACGGCACCGAGTGGTAG
- a CDS encoding ArsR/SmtB family transcription factor, which translates to MAENRLLPSRSTVERGDGSRVVGIREDAAAEVFEALSSSTAREILAALYEEPDTASSVAEQCDTSLQNATYHLEKLVDAELVEVADTWYSEQGREMNVYAPASESLVVFAADEASKPSLKDRLLRVLGAVGFLGVASLVVQRLFGGQASPDYQTTGGDAGGATPAPATTQGGDVGIMNEQATETAQATTTAASNVTQQASQSAAQSLPPGVLFFAGGLLVLAVVFAYVWYRRR; encoded by the coding sequence ATGGCAGAGAACCGCTTGCTCCCCTCGCGGTCGACCGTCGAGCGCGGCGACGGCTCCCGCGTGGTCGGCATCCGCGAGGACGCCGCCGCCGAAGTGTTCGAAGCGCTGTCTTCGAGCACCGCCCGCGAGATTCTCGCCGCGCTGTACGAGGAGCCCGACACCGCCTCCAGCGTCGCCGAGCAGTGCGACACGTCCCTCCAGAACGCCACCTACCACCTAGAGAAGCTCGTGGACGCCGAGCTCGTGGAGGTCGCCGACACGTGGTACTCCGAGCAGGGCCGGGAGATGAACGTGTACGCGCCCGCGTCGGAGTCGCTGGTCGTGTTCGCGGCCGACGAGGCGTCGAAGCCGTCGCTGAAAGACCGGCTGTTGCGCGTGCTCGGCGCGGTCGGATTCCTCGGCGTCGCGAGCCTCGTCGTCCAGCGGCTGTTCGGCGGGCAGGCGTCGCCGGACTACCAGACAACGGGCGGCGACGCGGGCGGCGCGACGCCCGCGCCGGCGACGACTCAGGGCGGAGACGTCGGCATCATGAACGAGCAGGCCACGGAGACGGCGCAAGCGACGACGACCGCCGCGAGCAACGTCACGCAGCAGGCCTCGCAGTCGGCCGCGCAGTCGCTCCCGCCGGGCGTGCTGTTCTTCGCCGGCGGGCTGCTCGTGCTCGCGGTCGTCTTCGCCTACGTCTGGTACCGGCGGCGGTAA
- a CDS encoding DUF7321 family protein — protein MVEDVTVASVAALLVTASFPCYLYGAWIIIDAETVTWGTLRHHLAYIFVGLALNTVPVVFWMVPALVDQLGGFAVLHAFFGVQAYALLAFALTGIVPILRAKREYNLYNDPDQDVDLDEIHENMSAWRLRLRAGVVGYVLCWLVAWVLGVAQFVTKYQTQF, from the coding sequence ATGGTCGAGGACGTGACGGTGGCGAGCGTCGCGGCGTTGCTGGTCACCGCGAGCTTCCCGTGCTACCTCTACGGCGCGTGGATCATCATCGACGCCGAGACCGTCACGTGGGGGACGCTGCGGCATCACCTCGCGTACATCTTCGTGGGGCTCGCGCTCAACACCGTCCCCGTCGTCTTCTGGATGGTCCCGGCGCTGGTCGACCAGCTCGGCGGGTTCGCGGTGCTGCACGCGTTCTTCGGCGTGCAGGCGTACGCGCTGTTGGCGTTCGCGCTCACCGGCATCGTCCCCATCCTGCGCGCGAAGCGCGAGTACAACCTCTACAACGACCCCGACCAGGACGTCGACCTCGACGAGATTCACGAGAACATGAGCGCGTGGCGGCTCCGCCTGCGCGCGGGCGTCGTCGGCTACGTGCTCTGCTGGCTGGTCGCGTGGGTGCTCGGCGTCGCGCAGTTCGTGACGAAGTACCAGACGCAGTTCTGA
- a CDS encoding DUF7319 domain-containing protein, with amino-acid sequence MTDSNAGEGDKPAPDEEPDAETPADLREQVDFEEFGPKEMAEMSAEEWDAAFDPDTWITGERLLDRVEGDLRHRVATRDVFAVVERDTIDGEPVVLAYSDEGYAVVYADGTVQGTGTVLRDVKPTVALCSMDDYDVPDAPEDAGLPDPQEVPEGSGGLGTTLLQYIGLAQVVVGVLLVLSPLFYDPLVRSCPSVAGSAARACSVAGTTLELYPLGNSAIIAVIAGVGFVLFGALMLVIVANARLSDRFRSEEFRNRLRSTGLGDGERPSFVPETDSQRDDSDAP; translated from the coding sequence ATGACTGACTCCAACGCCGGCGAGGGCGACAAGCCCGCGCCGGACGAGGAGCCCGACGCCGAGACGCCGGCGGACCTCCGAGAGCAGGTCGACTTCGAGGAGTTCGGCCCGAAGGAGATGGCCGAAATGTCCGCCGAGGAGTGGGACGCCGCCTTCGACCCGGACACGTGGATTACGGGCGAGCGGCTGCTCGACCGCGTGGAGGGCGACCTCCGGCACCGGGTCGCCACGCGGGACGTGTTCGCGGTCGTCGAACGCGACACCATCGACGGCGAACCCGTCGTGCTCGCGTACTCCGACGAGGGGTACGCGGTCGTCTACGCCGACGGCACGGTGCAGGGCACCGGCACCGTCCTCCGGGACGTGAAGCCGACGGTCGCGCTCTGCTCGATGGACGACTACGACGTCCCCGACGCCCCCGAGGACGCCGGCCTCCCGGACCCCCAAGAGGTCCCCGAGGGGAGCGGCGGCCTCGGGACGACGCTGCTCCAGTACATCGGGCTCGCGCAGGTCGTCGTCGGCGTCCTCCTCGTCCTCTCGCCGCTGTTCTACGACCCGCTCGTGCGGTCGTGCCCGTCGGTCGCGGGGTCGGCCGCGCGCGCCTGCTCGGTGGCCGGGACGACGCTGGAGCTGTACCCGCTCGGGAACTCCGCCATCATCGCCGTCATCGCTGGCGTCGGGTTCGTGCTGTTCGGCGCGCTGATGCTGGTAATCGTCGCCAACGCCCGGCTGTCGGACCGCTTCCGCTCCGAGGAGTTCCGCAACCGGCTGCGCTCGACGGGACTCGGTGACGGCGAACGGCCGTCGTTCGTCCCCGAAACGGACAGCCAGCGAGACGACTCCGACGCCCCCTGA
- a CDS encoding plastocyanin/azurin family copper-binding protein — translation MKRRDFLKIATGSAGGAAAIGAAGARSSSTSAAVQEGEGNNTTSGNGTSGNATTSEGDSGEDGGLPGAGTTKTVTVAPNGQLVFEPETVYIQPGATVEWEWAAGGHNVVPDSIPEEASWEGHEPLEDSGFTYSHTFEGPTGEYDYVCTPHAGAGMVGTVVVNESGQAPGGEGGGAELHPEEMGVPFQAHFVGIATILMMIVSLVYAFFVLKYGESQHASAPNKE, via the coding sequence ATGAAGAGGCGGGACTTTCTGAAGATTGCGACCGGTTCGGCCGGCGGCGCTGCAGCCATCGGCGCAGCCGGCGCTCGGTCGTCCTCCACGTCCGCCGCCGTCCAGGAGGGCGAAGGAAACAACACGACCTCCGGGAACGGCACGTCCGGGAACGCCACGACGTCGGAGGGCGACTCGGGCGAGGACGGAGGACTCCCGGGCGCGGGGACGACGAAGACGGTGACGGTCGCCCCCAACGGCCAGCTCGTCTTCGAACCCGAGACCGTCTACATCCAGCCGGGTGCGACGGTCGAGTGGGAGTGGGCGGCGGGCGGCCACAACGTCGTCCCGGACAGCATCCCCGAGGAGGCCTCGTGGGAGGGCCACGAACCACTGGAGGACTCCGGGTTCACGTACTCGCACACGTTCGAGGGCCCGACCGGGGAGTACGACTACGTCTGTACGCCCCACGCCGGCGCCGGCATGGTCGGCACCGTGGTCGTCAACGAGAGCGGACAGGCACCCGGAGGCGAAGGCGGCGGAGCCGAGCTCCACCCCGAAGAGATGGGCGTGCCGTTCCAGGCACACTTCGTGGGCATCGCGACCATCCTGATGATGATCGTGTCGCTCGTCTACGCCTTCTTCGTCCTCAAGTACGGCGAATCACAGCACGCGAGCGCACCCAACAAAGAATAA
- a CDS encoding DUF7318 family protein, producing MSSKGSNYGDIHRYEPARESTAATVAIVLLTLVEVAFVAVFAYGLVTGWGVDPVGNMYLGFLLAAIFIDLSFVLLLYRKEFLPDVMIVKKRRRKWEDLYVREDQVDGESAFGDVSEQFKKAIYPYYEK from the coding sequence ATGTCCTCGAAAGGCTCCAACTACGGCGACATCCACCGGTACGAGCCCGCCCGCGAGAGCACGGCGGCGACCGTCGCAATCGTGTTGCTGACGCTCGTCGAAGTCGCGTTCGTGGCGGTGTTCGCGTACGGCCTCGTCACGGGCTGGGGCGTGGACCCCGTCGGCAACATGTACCTCGGGTTCCTCCTCGCGGCCATCTTCATCGACCTCTCGTTCGTCCTGCTCCTCTACCGCAAGGAGTTCCTGCCGGACGTGATGATCGTGAAGAAGCGCCGGCGCAAGTGGGAAGACCTCTACGTCCGTGAGGACCAGGTCGACGGCGAGTCCGCGTTCGGTGACGTCAGCGAACAGTTCAAGAAGGCAATCTACCCCTACTACGAGAAATAA
- a CDS encoding Rieske 2Fe-2S domain-containing protein produces the protein MSDKYPESSGRRRFVKGVVGSAGVAGIGTAGVASLDAVTNQTGTGGGQTTYFGVQNTGGPAPRAMPMVPLEIDDEGYLRGVYPEVQEVEQQGETVQVAREDLGGITYEVDWFQYCGIQDYEGLQPSYEGDNYFRYSGGSSSYDWQPGSGQVHVDDFSDYDTWANDYGEAGIGKPASVTWRSQDTDNSIPVQVIRSTLLEDAIEDASGEVGEWLDAATENGFMAFLNKCTHYCCVPGYRSSNYEGAGDKIYCACHQSIYDPYSIVKRSFTAYPRPEDG, from the coding sequence ATGTCTGACAAGTACCCAGAGAGTTCGGGACGCCGCCGCTTCGTGAAGGGCGTCGTCGGGAGCGCCGGCGTGGCCGGCATCGGCACCGCCGGCGTCGCCAGCCTCGACGCGGTCACCAACCAGACGGGGACCGGTGGCGGCCAGACGACGTACTTCGGCGTCCAGAACACCGGCGGGCCCGCGCCGCGTGCGATGCCGATGGTCCCCCTCGAAATCGACGACGAGGGGTACCTCCGCGGCGTCTACCCCGAGGTTCAGGAAGTCGAACAGCAGGGCGAGACGGTCCAGGTCGCCCGCGAAGACCTCGGCGGCATCACCTACGAAGTCGACTGGTTCCAGTACTGCGGCATCCAGGACTACGAGGGCCTCCAGCCGAGCTACGAGGGCGACAACTACTTCCGGTACTCGGGCGGCTCCAGCTCCTACGACTGGCAGCCCGGCTCCGGCCAGGTCCACGTCGACGACTTCTCCGACTACGACACGTGGGCCAACGACTACGGCGAGGCCGGCATCGGGAAGCCCGCGTCCGTGACGTGGCGCTCCCAGGACACCGACAACTCGATTCCGGTGCAGGTCATCCGGAGCACGCTCCTCGAGGACGCCATCGAGGACGCCAGCGGCGAAGTCGGCGAGTGGCTCGACGCCGCCACGGAGAACGGCTTCATGGCGTTCCTCAACAAGTGCACGCACTACTGCTGTGTGCCCGGCTACCGATCCTCGAACTACGAGGGCGCCGGCGACAAGATTTACTGTGCGTGCCACCAGTCCATCTACGACCCGTACAGCATCGTCAAGCGCAGTTTCACGGCGTACCCGCGCCCGGAGGACGGATAA